One segment of Sander vitreus isolate 19-12246 chromosome 20, sanVit1, whole genome shotgun sequence DNA contains the following:
- the fut9a gene encoding 4-galactosyl-N-acetylglucosaminide 3-alpha-L-fucosyltransferase 9 produces MPSAPFHRILRPLLLGTFILGCFVTLFLMYFKPSTSWLSGPIESTVSTDRVKNLFSIKNDKNVTTVLIWLWPFGQTYDLGVCSSLFNIEGCFITADRNLYNKSDGIVIHHRDICTDLSNLPPLQRPSFQKWIWMNLESPSHSSQLPGIENLFNLTLNYRQDADIEVPYGSIVAAEGEEDFVPPSKNKLICWIVSNWNQDHVRVKYYNELYKHIEVHAYGQAFGEYISDQDYFPTVASCKFYLAFENSIHKDYITEKLYNPLSVGTVPVVLGPARQNYENFIQGDAFIHVDDFTSPKELADYLLLLDKNEEMYLRYFEWRRHFKVKKAYFWAEHTCLACDYLRRHKEYKAFNNLEKWYWGA; encoded by the coding sequence ATGCCATCTGCACCTTTTCACAGAATCCTACGACCCCTTCTGCTCGGCACGTTCATACTGGGATGCTTTGTGACTCTGTTTTTGATGTATTTTAAACCATCCACCAGCTGGTTATCAGGTCCTATAGAGTCAACAGTATCCACAGACCGGGTCAAGAACCTCTTCTCCATCAAGAACGATAAAAACGTGACCACCGTGCTGATCTGGCTCTGGCCCTTCGGACAAACCTACGACCTGGGCGTGTGCAGCTCTCTCTTCAACATCGAGGGCTGTTTCATCACAGCGGACAGAAACCTCTACAACAAGTCGGATGGAATCGTCATCCATCACCGAGACATCTGCACTGACCTTTCCAACCTGCCGCCGCTCCAGCGACCATCCTTCCAGAAGTGGATATGGATGAACCTGGAGTCGCCGTCGCACTCCTCCCAGCTGCCTGGGATAGAGAACCTGTTCAATCTGACTCTCAATTACCGTCAGGATGCTGACATTGAAGTGCCTTATGGGTCGATCGTAGCAGCGGAGGGTGAGGAGGACTTTGTCCCACCCAGCAAAAACAAGCTGATCTGCTGGATTGTGAGCAACTGGAACCAGGACCACGTGCGGGTAAAATACTACAATGAGCTGTACAAACACATTGAGGTTCACGCGTATGGGCAAGCCTTCGGGGAGTACATCTCTGACCAAGACTATTTCCCCACCGTTGCCAGCTGCAAGTTCTACCTGGCTTTTGAGAACTCCATCCACAAGGACTACATTACTGAAAAACTGTACAACCCGCTCTCTGTGGGGACAGTGCCAGTGGTTCTGGGCCCGGCCAGGCAGAACTACGAGAACTTTATCCAGGGAGACGCCTTCATCCACGTGGACGACTTCACCTCGCCCAAGGAGCTGGCCGATTACCTGCTGCTCTTGGACAAGAACGAGGAAATGTACCTCAGGTACTTTGAGTGGAGGAGGCACTTTAAAGTGAAGAAGGCCTATTTCTGGGCAGAGCACACATGCCTGGCTTGTGATTACCTGCGTAGGCACAAGGAGTACAAGGCATTCAATAACCTTGAGAAGTGGTACTGGGGCGCATAG
- the manea gene encoding glycoprotein endo-alpha-1,2-mannosidase, whose protein sequence is MARFRRKSCITLIALVLLVLIVTVVLKSLTPEDSPFSSPVGAELFPDRKNDNQIQKENNNKADQTKINDSAQSEKLEASLRKFPPPNYYLHAFYYAWFGSPQFDGKYIHWDHPQLPHWDGKVAQGYPQGRHVPPDDIGSNFYPSLGPYSSRDPSIIESHMQQLRTAAIGVIAVSWYPPNMNDDNGGPTDDFVPLLLEVAHKYHIKVAFHIEPYKERDEANMFTNVKYIIEKYGEHPAFFKYRTNNGKLLPLFYVYDSYLMNSEQWAKLLKHTESNSIRDTPYDAIFIALLVEEKHKRDILTSGFDGIYTYFATNGFSYGSTQRNWDSIKAFCEDNNLIFIPSVGPGYIDTSIRPWNFQNTRNRINGKYYETSLSAALKARPDFISITSFNEWHEGTQIEMAIPKTSQTVYLDYLPNKPAIYLEITRKWAAIFGGERRKWQG, encoded by the exons ATGGCAAGGTTTAGGCGCAAATCTTGCATCACATTAATTGCTTTGGTATTGCTTGTGCTCATAGTAACGGTTGTCTTGAAGTCGCTGACACCAGAAGACTCTCCGTTCAGCAGCCCTGTTGGTGCGGAGCTGTTCCCGGACAGAAAGAATGACAATCAAAtccagaaagaaaacaacaataaagcAGACCAGACCAAAATAAATGACTCTGCTCAGTCAGAGAAACTGGAAGCTTCCCTGAGGAAGTTCCCTCCTCCAAACTACTATCTCCATGCCTTCTACTACGCATGGTTTGGGAGCCCCCAGTTTGATGGCAAATACATCCACTGGGACCACCCACAGCTGCCCCACTGGGACGGTAAGGTGGCTCAGGGGTATCCACAAGGGAGACACGTCCCACCTGATGACATTGGGTCCAACTTCTACCCCTCTTTAGGGCCTTACAGTTCTAGGGATCCCTCCATTATAGAGTCTCATATGCAGCAGCTGCGCACAGCAGCTATTG GTGTCATTGCTGTTTCCTGGTATCCTCCTAATATGAATGATGATAATGGTGGTCCAACAGATGACTTTGTGCCTTTGCTGCTGGAAGTGGCACATAAATACCATATTAAG GTAGCGTTTCACATTGAACCATACAAAGAAAGAGATGAAGCCAACATGTTCACTAATGTCAAATACATCATTGAGAA ATACGGCGAGCACCCTGCTTTCTTTAAGTACCGGACAAACAATGGCAAGCTTCTTCCACTCTTCTATGTGTATGACTCATATCTGATGAACTCGGAGCAGTGGGCCAAACtgctaaaacacacagagagtaaCAGCATTAGGGATACCCCGTATGACGCCATCTTCATTGCCCTGCTGGTCGAGGAGAAACATAAGAGGGATATCCTGACTTCCGGTTTCGATGGTATCTACACCTACTTTGCTACTAATGGGTTTTCCTATGGGTCCACTCAGCGGAACTGGGACTCTATTAAAGCTTTCTGTGAAGATAACAACCTGATATTCATCCCAAGTGTGGGCCCCGGGTATATTGACACGAGCATTCGACCCTGGAACTTCCAGAACACTCGAAACCGCATCAACGGCAAGTACTATGAAACCTCGCTGAGTGCTGCATTAAAAGCCAGGCCTGATTTTATCTCTATAACATCTTTTAATGAATGGCACGAGGGGACTCAGATTGAAATGGCAATTCCCAAAACAAGTCAGACTGTGTATCTGGACTACCTGCCCAATAAACCTGCAATCTACCTGGAGATAACCCGCAAATGGGCTGCGATATTTGGTGGCGAGCGGCGGAAATGGCAGGGTTGA